One part of the Mycosarcoma maydis chromosome 18, whole genome shotgun sequence genome encodes these proteins:
- a CDS encoding retrotransposon HobS hobase, translating to MSPINDQDLAFSSMRVGLPKRLMSSEDYFEWATSMQNVLSCKNANLWFIIEGRLVKPEEHLGEGDLKEVKLGNKFPTKDIAEYYRADVEARSILLKLPGTRSQQALVDTSTTARKVWEKLRENYAQNVAQQIASLEAQLANLYQGDDKINVYSYKLETICRKLDHVDAPVSGLRKLRTFLRGLGPQHDVWRKIFYFNTRLFFQKEGDSDETANKKALEDYEIAVSTIMAEEAEQKSFRRQYPARAMQAQSQPVKKGKDKFCTNCKRDNHNLEDCFMEGGPKHKDRTEKQKQKKTKKVTGNLAQVDSDEMNLCLHVSTPDDNVAPQNETWIIDSGASRHMTGDKTLFSTYGPSPVQEVFVADNRGVPVAGMGNVRLVMSNSKGSRKSITLQDVLHVPGLGNNLFSTPQVQRLGGSINFTKKTVEIFDKKGRLALRGKRRGDVNYLLVEGTTTAVAKLVTSEKALDQAKLWHQRLGHLHMQATLKTASLTDGMNLKAMSGPSVGNNCETCIKSKHRHAPIKSRGPKTTRPLELVHMDLAGPLPEGLSKEKYYLLMVDDCTRYCFGAALIYKSSAFQAFRTIDRWTQTQLGKRICRVRTDNGGEFLSREFSNYLNHRGIGREVTPRFTPQSNGLVERTNQIVKDYIRCMLEEANLTTQYWPFAFSHGLKLRNMSATSTDSSKTPHEGMHGKRQDLQGLRVFGCKAWARVPDELRKSLDPKSVECIHLGHVSNNHPYIYRLMDVETGQIFTSRHVIFRENERIRRKSEAPFEELSDDETGTTGNNLPRPGLPAPVRSSLNIPRTSPSSEEPSQPVGATNYPHLASIEEAQLADTTESGDSLESPTQQLVPSAESTDDEFHEPINLIPSRRRPQDIRGRDSPSRHQEIDDESDDSLALLPTPHQTVGGDTTTVGDTRTVGDKNNANESTGDESRYNLRARPHRLGDYARHVTTNLSKPPATLKQARMRADWPLWEGAIQAELKSHESNKTWTLVDHPQNKATNVVSCKWVFAIKKKADGSLDKYKARLVARGFTQRYGYDYDETFSPVVKATTLRILIGLAAAFDWKIVHWDAVTAFLNEDAYRQKYT from the coding sequence ATGAGCCCAATCAATGATCAAGACCTTGCCTTCTCCTCTATGAGGGTTGGACTACCCAAACGGCTGATGTCCTCGGAGGACTACTTCGAATGGGCGACCTCGATGCAAAATGTCCTTTCGTGCAAAAACGCGAACTTATGGTTCATCATCGAGGGACGACTCGTCAAACCCGAGGAACATCTGGGTGAGGGAGACCTTAAGGAAgtgaagctcggcaacaaaTTCCCTACTAAGGATATCGCCGAGTACTATCGAGCTGACGTGGAAGCACGCAGCATACTCCTCAAACTCCCTGGGACCCGCAGCCAGCAAGCCCTGGTCGATACGTCAACTACTGCTCGAAAAGTCTGGGAGAAACTTCGCGAGAACTACGCGCAGAACGTTGCTCAGCAGATTGCTTCACTCGAAGCGCAGTTGGCGAACCTCTACCAAGGAgatgacaagatcaacgtcTACTCCTACAAGTTGGAGACTATCTGCAGGAAACTTGACCACGTGGATGCTCCGGTTAGCGGACTTCGCAAACTGAGAACCTTTCTGCGTGGCCTCGGTCCCCAGCACGATGTCTGGCGAAAGATCTTCTACTTCAACACtcgtctcttcttccagaagGAAGGAGATTCCGACGAAACAGCCAACAAGAAGGCCCTGGAAGACTACGAAATTGCCGTCAGCACGATTAtggctgaagaagccgagcaaaagtCTTTCCGGCGCCAATACCCAGCTCGGGCCATGCAAGCCCAGTCGCAGCCTGTCAAAAAGGGCAAAGACAAATTCTGCACTAACTGCAAGAGGGATAACCATAACCTCGAAGACTGCTTCATGGAAGGAGGTCCCAAACACAAGGATCGCACcgagaagcaaaagcagaagaaaaCCAAGAAAGTGACGGGAAACCTGGCACAAGTCGActccgacgagatgaatcTGTGTCTCCACGTGTCCACACCCGATGACAACGTCGCTCCCCAAAATGAAACCTGGATCATTGACTCTGGCGCAAGCCGACACATGACCGGCGACAAGACCCTCTTCTCGACGTACGGACCATCTCCTGTCCAGGAGGTATTCGTCGCTGACAACAGAGGAGTTCCGGTTGCTGGCATGGGCAACGTCAGACTGGTGATGAGTAACTCGAAGGGATCGCGGAAGTCGATTACACTTCAAGATGTCCTCCACGTTCCAGGACTTGGGAACAATCTCTTCTCTACACCACAGGTGCAACGcctcggtggaagcatcaaCTTCACCAAGAAAACGGTCGAAATCTTCGACAAAAAGGGTCGACTGGCCCTGAGGGGCAAACGCCGTGGAGATGTGAACTACCTGCTAGTGGAAGGAACTACCACCGCAGTAGCCAAACTCGTTACTAGCGAGAAAGCCTTggaccaagccaaactcTGGCACCAACGGCTAGGCCACCTCCACATGCAggccacgctcaagacagcatcgcttaCCGACGGCATGAACCTAAAGGCTATGTCGGGCCCCTCTGTCGGGAACAACTGCGAAACCTgcatcaagtcgaagcATAGGCACGCACCGATCAAGAGCCGTGGACCCAAGACAACTCGACCACTCGAGCTAGTTCACATGGATCTTGCGGGGCCTCTGCCGGAAGGCTTATCCAAAGAGAAATATTACCTACTCATGGTGGACGATTGCACGAGATACTGCTTCGGGGCGGCACTGATCTATAAGTCATCAGCCTTCCAAGCATTCCGaaccatcgatcgatggacCCAAACGCAACTGGGAAAGCGTATCTGCCGAGTCCGAACGGACAATGGTGGTGAATTCTTGAGCAGAGAGTTCTCGAACTACCTCAATCACCGAGGTATAGGACGAGAGGTCACTCCAAGATTCACACCACAATCCAACGGTCTCGTGGAGCGCACTAACCAGATTGTCAAGGATTATATTCGGTGCATGCTAGAAGAAGCAAACTTGACTACCCAGTACTGGCCATTCGCCTTCAGTCACGGGCTGAAGCTTCGAAACATGTCGGCCACCAGCACGGATTCTTCCAAGACACCTCATGAAGGAATGCATGGCAAACGCCAGGATCTTCAAGGCCTCCGGGTCTTTGGGTGTAAAGCATGGGCACGCGTACCTGACGAACTCCGCAAATCCCTGGATCCCAAGTCTGTTGAATGCATACACCTGGGACATGTTAGCAATAACCACCCTTACATATACAGACTCATGGACGTAGAAACCGGCCAGATCTTCACAAGTCGGCACGTCATCTTCCGGGAGAACGAGCGGATTCGGCGAAAATCTGAAGCCCCCTTCGAGGAACTTTCAGATGATGAAACTGGAACCACGGGAAACAATCTCCCGAGGCCAGGATTACCGGCCCCGGTCCGCTCATCGCTGAACATCCCAAGGACTTCCCCATCGTCCGAAGAACCCAGTCAACCAGTGGGAGCCACCAACTAccctcatctcgcctcaATAGAGGAAGCGCAATTAGCAGATACTACCGAGAGCGGTGATTCACTGGAGAGTCCAACTCAACAACTTGTTCCTTCAGCAGAATCCACAGATGACGAATTCCATGAACCGATCAACCTTATTCcctcaagaaggcgacCTCAAGACATCCGAGGCCGGGACTCCCCATCGCGGCATCAAGAAATAGATGACGAGTCCGATgactctctcgctcttctcccgaCTCCTCACCAAACAGTGGGAGGAGATACAACAACAGTGGGAGATACAAGAACAGTGGGAGACAAAAACAACGCAAACGAGAGCACGGGTGACGAGTCACGTTACAACCTTAGGGCAAGGCCCCACAGACTTGGCGATTACGCCCGGCACGTGACAACAAATCTTTCAAAGCCACCGGCCACCCtgaaacaagctcgcatgcGCGCCGACTGGCCCCTATGGGAAGGTGCCATCCAGGCAGAACTCAAAAGTCATGAATCCAACAAGACTTGGACCCTCGTAGACCACCCACAAAACAAAGCCACCAATGTGGTCAGCTGCAAATGGGTattcgccatcaagaaaaaggccGATGGATCTCTCGACAAATACAAGGCACGACTCGTCGCACGAGGCTTCACACAGCGATACGGATACGACTACGACGAAACCTTCTCTCCAGTAGTAAAGGCCACCACGTtacgcatcctcatcggcCTCGCCGCGGCATTCGACTGGAAGATTGTTCATTGGGACGCAGTCACTGCTTTCTTAAACGAAGACGCCTATCGGCAGAAGTATACATGA
- a CDS encoding putative cytochrome-c oxidase chain V precursor → MICQNVARASRSGLRSATLLGRRTLVTQEERWTLETARNAGAFIEGPNKVQLSHVVPNIEASWKTLSKEEQYGVFRQLEELQRKDWKELSLDEKKAAYFVSFGPHGPRKPLTSPGQGAKTLGGVLAALGITSGIFYLMRANGGAPVKTMTKEWQEASNELALEQKQNPITGIASENYKGKGHVQSA, encoded by the exons ATGATCTGCCAGAACGTTGCTCGCGCTTCCCGAAGCGGTCTCCGCTCTGCTACCCTCCTTGGCCGACGAACCTTGGTCACCCAGGAAGAGCGATGGACTCTCGAGACCGCACGCAACGCAGGCGCCTTCATCGAGGGCCCCAACAAGGTCCAGCTTAGCCACGTCGTCCCCAACATTGAGGCCAGCTGGAAGACCTTGTCCAAGGAGGAGCAGTACGGTGTTTTCCGTCAATTGGAAGAGCTTCAGAGGAAGGACTGGAAGGAGCTCAGCCttgacgagaagaaggccG CTTACTTTGTCTCGTTTGGCCCCCATGGCCCTCGCAAGCCCCTCACTTCTCCTGGTCAGGGCGCCAAGACACTTGGCGGTGTTCTTGCCGCCCTCGGTATCACCTCTGGTATCTTCTACCTCATGCGAGCCAACG GTGGCGCTCCCGTCAAGACCATGACCAAGGAGTGGCAAGAAGCCTCGAACGAACTCGCGCTTGAACAGAAGCAGAATCCCATCACTGGTATCGCCAGCGAAAACTACAAGGGCAAGGGTCACGTTCAGTCCGCATAA
- a CDS encoding uncharacterized protein (related to Exosome complex exonuclease RRP43) has protein sequence MAKENADLVATTFKRLRPISYLSRFLDASIREDGRPLAAFRDATITLGSISTADGSSFVRIGNTSCIAAIKAEVATPQLSRPREGYLIPNVELPAVCSSKFKPGAPGDEAQVLTSRLLALLNSSNLLDRQLLCIQDAIAVWCLYLDISFICFDGNAMDAAVLAAVSALSDTKLPAATYDPDTEQVRCSSSRTALHLEHVPFASSFSIFENQYLLSDPTAFESALSSSHATVAVLLNPSALPKSSKAKPTITYLHQSGRLSTTSSDSTTSATDQHILQLCIDRSYSRAKQLASLLHDAQLKSP, from the exons ATGGCGAAGGAGAACGCTGATCTCGTAGCAACAACGTTTAAACGTCTGCGTCCCATTTCGTACCTCTCGCGCTTCCTCGACGCTTCCATTCGCGAAGATGGCCGTCCTCTCGCTGCCTTCCGTGATGCTACCATCACTCTCGGATCCATCTCCACGGCCGATGGCTCCTCTTTTGTTCGCATTGGTAATACTTCTTGCATCGCAGCTATCAAAGCAGAGGTAGCCACTCCACAACTCTCTCGTCCACGTGAAGGATACCTCATTcccaacgtcgagcttccCGCCGTCTGCTCGTCCAAGTTCAAACCAGGTGCTCCCGGAGACGAGGCTCAGGTGCTGACGAGCAGACTCTTGGCACTACTCAATAGCTCCAACTTGCTAGACAGGCAACTGCTATGCATCCAAGATGCCATTGCCGTCTGGTGCTTGTATCTCGACATCAGCTTCATCTGCTTTGATGGCAATGCAATGGATGCTGCCGTGCTTGCCGCTGTTTCAGCCCTCTCGGACA CTAAATTGCCAGCGGCTACCTACGATCCAGATACGGAACAAGtgcgctgctcgtccagcCGAACCGCCTTGCATCTTGAACATGTCCCTTTCGCATCTTCGTTTTCCATCTTTGAGAACCAGTATCTGCTCAGCGATCCCACTGCTTTTGAATCTGCCCTCTCCTCTTCGCACGCCACAGTCGCTGTCTTGCTCAATCCGTCAGCCTTGCCCAAATCTTCCAAAGCGAAACCAACCATCACTTACCTCCATCAGTCAGGTCGTCTCTCGACCACCAGCTCGGATTCGACCACTAGCGCAACCGACCAGCACATCCTGCAGCTTTGCATCGACCGCTCGTACTCTAGAGCCAAACAGCTGGCTTCTTTACTACACGATGCTCAACTCAAATCTCCATGA